Proteins encoded together in one Urocitellus parryii isolate mUroPar1 chromosome 3, mUroPar1.hap1, whole genome shotgun sequence window:
- the Tcf3 gene encoding transcription factor E2-alpha isoform X9, with the protein MSQSQRMAPVGTDKELSDLLDFSMMFPLPVANGKGRPASLAGAQFTSSEVQPKKARKVPPGLPSSVYPPSSGDDFGRDTAAYPSAKTPSSAYPAPFYVADGSLHPSAELWSTPGQAGFGSMLGSGSSPLPLTPGSSGPVGSSTFSSLHQHERMGYQLHGAEVNGGLPAVSTFSSAPGAPYSSVSSHTPPVSGTEGLLGSRGTTAGSSGDALGKALASIYSPDHSSSTFSPSPSTPVGSPQGLPGTSQWPRAGAPGALSPSYDGGLPGLSKMEDHLDEAIHVLRSHAVGTASDVHGLLPGPGALVSGFVGPLPLGGRHAGLVGGNHPEDGLAGSTSLLHNHTALPSQPGTLPDLPRPPDSYSGLGRAGAAVVTGEIKREEKEDEENTSVADNSEEEKKELKGPRTRTSPDEDEDDLLPPEQKAEREKERRVANNARERLRVRDINEAFKELGRMCQLHLNSEKPQTKLLILHQAVSVILNLEQQVRERNLNPKAACLKRREEEKVSGVVGDPQMVLSGAHPGLSEAHNPAGHM; encoded by the exons AGGTGCAGCCCAAGAAGGCCCGGAAGGTTCCACCTGGTCTTCCTTCCTCG GTGTACCCCCCCAGCTCCGGGGACGACTTTGGCAGGGACACAGCCGCCTACCCCTCTGCCAAGACCCCCAGCAGCGCCTACCCCGCCCCCTTCTACGTGGCAG ATGGCAGCCTGCACCCCTCGGCCGAGCTCTGGAGCACTCCTGGCCAGGCAGGCTTCGGGTCCATGCTGGGCAGTGGCTCGTCCCCCTTGCCCCTGACACCGGGCAGCAGCGGTCCTGTGGGCAGTAGCACCTTCAGTAGCCTGCACCAGCATGAGCGCATG GGCTACCAGCTGCATGGAGCAGAGGTCAATGGCGGGCTTCCAGCTGTGTCCACCTTCTCCTCAGCCCCCGGAGCGCCTTACAGCAGCGTCTCCAGCCACACGCCGCCTGTCAGTGGGACTGAGGGCCTCCTCG GCTCCCGTGGGACCACGGCCGGCAGCTCTGGGGATGCCCTTGGGAAGGCGCTGGCCTCG ATCTATTCCCCGGACCACTCCAGCAGCACCTTCTCACCCAGCCCCTCGACCCCTGTGGGCTCCCCGCAGGGCCTGCCGG GGACGTCGCAGTGGCCTCGAGCAGGGGCCCCCGGTGCCTTATCGCCCAGCTATGACGGGGGTCTCCCCGGCCTG AGCAAGATGGAAGACCACCTGGACGAGGCCATCCACGTGCTTCGCAGCCACGCCGTGGGCACAGCCAGCGACGTACATGGGCTGCTGCCTGGCCCCGGGGCACTGGTCTCTGGTTTCGTGGGCCCCTTGCCACTGGGTGGTCGGCACGCTGGCCTG GTGGGGGGCAACCACCCTGAAGACGGACTTGCGGGCAGCACCAGCCTCTTGCACAACCACACTGCTCTGCCCAGCCAGCCTGGCACCCTGCCTGACCTTCCGCGGCCGCCTGACTCCTACAGTG GACTTGGGCGAGCAGGAGCTGCGGTGGTCACCGGCGAGATCAAGCGCGAGGAGAAGGAGGACGAAGAGAACACTTCGGTGGCGGACAACTccgaggaggagaagaaggagctgAAGGGCCCCCGCACGCGGACCAG CCCAGACGAGGACGAGGACGACCTTCTCCCCCCAGAGCAGAAGGCCGAGCGGGAGAAGGAGCGCCGGGTGGCCAATAACGCCCGCGAGCGGCTGCGGGTCCGGGACATCAATGAGGCATTTAAGGAGCTGGGGCGCATGTGCCAGCTGCACCTCAACAGTGAGAAGCCCCAGACCAAACTGCTCATCCTGCACCAGGCCGTGTCGGTCATCCTCAACCTGGAGCAGCAAGTGCGAG agCGGAACCTGAACCCCAAGGCGGCTTGCCTGAAGCGGCGAGAGGAGGAGAAGGTGTCGGGCGTGGTCGGAGACCCCCAGATGGTGCTCTCAGGCGCCCACCCTGGCTTGAGTGAGGCCCACAACCCTGCCGGGCACATGTGA
- the Tcf3 gene encoding transcription factor E2-alpha isoform X1: MSQSQRMAPVGTDKELSDLLDFSMMFPLPVANGKGRPASLAGAQFTSSGLEDRPSSGSWATSDQNNSSFDPSRAYSDGTHFSESHGSLSSSTFLGPGLGGKGGERGAYATFGRDAGVGSLTQAGFLPGELALGSPGPLSPPGSKGSSQYYSSYPSNPRRRAADSGLEVQPKKARKVPPGLPSSVYPPSSGDDFGRDTAAYPSAKTPSSAYPAPFYVADGSLHPSAELWSTPGQAGFGSMLGSGSSPLPLTPGSSGPVGSSTFSSLHQHERMGYQLHGAEVNGGLPAVSTFSSAPGAPYSSVSSHTPPVSGTEGLLGSRGTTAGSSGDALGKALASIYSPDHSSSTFSPSPSTPVGSPQGLPGTSQWPRAGAPGALSPSYDGGLPGLSKMEDHLDEAIHVLRSHAVGTASDVHGLLPGPGALVSGFVGPLPLGGRHAGLVGGNHPEDGLAGSTSLLHNHTALPSQPGTLPDLPRPPDSYSGLGRAGAAVVTGEIKREEKEDEENTSVADNSEEEKKELKGPRTRTRCQPAPSLAAPAGRSAHTHSAAHTHSSAHALRPPEGRGPRPPPPHCLPWPPAPLPRSPDEDEDDLLPPEQKAEREKERRVANNARERLRVRDINEAFKELGRMCQLHLNSEKPQTKLLILHQAVSVILNLEQQVRERNLNPKAACLKRREEEKVSGVVGDPQMVLSGAHPGLSEAHNPAGHM; this comes from the exons GCCTCGAGGACCGGCCCAGCTCAGGGTCCTGGGCCACCAGTGACCAGAACAATTCCTCCTTTGACCCCAGCCGG GCCTACAGTGACGGCACCCACTTCAGCGAGTCCCACGGCAGCCTTTCTTCGTCCACATTCCTGGGACCCGGACTTGGAG GCAAGGGCGGCGAGCGAGGCGCCTACGCCACCTTCGGGAGAGATGCTGGTGTTGGCAGCTTGACTCAG GCCGGCTTCCTGCCTGGTGAGCTGGCCCTCGGCAGCCCCGGGCCACTGTCGCCCCCTGGCAGCAAGGGCAGCTCCCAGTATTATTCCTCCTACCCCAGCAACCCTCGGCGGAGAGCTGCGGACAGCGGCCTGG AGGTGCAGCCCAAGAAGGCCCGGAAGGTTCCACCTGGTCTTCCTTCCTCG GTGTACCCCCCCAGCTCCGGGGACGACTTTGGCAGGGACACAGCCGCCTACCCCTCTGCCAAGACCCCCAGCAGCGCCTACCCCGCCCCCTTCTACGTGGCAG ATGGCAGCCTGCACCCCTCGGCCGAGCTCTGGAGCACTCCTGGCCAGGCAGGCTTCGGGTCCATGCTGGGCAGTGGCTCGTCCCCCTTGCCCCTGACACCGGGCAGCAGCGGTCCTGTGGGCAGTAGCACCTTCAGTAGCCTGCACCAGCATGAGCGCATG GGCTACCAGCTGCATGGAGCAGAGGTCAATGGCGGGCTTCCAGCTGTGTCCACCTTCTCCTCAGCCCCCGGAGCGCCTTACAGCAGCGTCTCCAGCCACACGCCGCCTGTCAGTGGGACTGAGGGCCTCCTCG GCTCCCGTGGGACCACGGCCGGCAGCTCTGGGGATGCCCTTGGGAAGGCGCTGGCCTCG ATCTATTCCCCGGACCACTCCAGCAGCACCTTCTCACCCAGCCCCTCGACCCCTGTGGGCTCCCCGCAGGGCCTGCCGG GGACGTCGCAGTGGCCTCGAGCAGGGGCCCCCGGTGCCTTATCGCCCAGCTATGACGGGGGTCTCCCCGGCCTG AGCAAGATGGAAGACCACCTGGACGAGGCCATCCACGTGCTTCGCAGCCACGCCGTGGGCACAGCCAGCGACGTACATGGGCTGCTGCCTGGCCCCGGGGCACTGGTCTCTGGTTTCGTGGGCCCCTTGCCACTGGGTGGTCGGCACGCTGGCCTG GTGGGGGGCAACCACCCTGAAGACGGACTTGCGGGCAGCACCAGCCTCTTGCACAACCACACTGCTCTGCCCAGCCAGCCTGGCACCCTGCCTGACCTTCCGCGGCCGCCTGACTCCTACAGTG GACTTGGGCGAGCAGGAGCTGCGGTGGTCACCGGCGAGATCAAGCGCGAGGAGAAGGAGGACGAAGAGAACACTTCGGTGGCGGACAACTccgaggaggagaagaaggagctgAAGGGCCCCCGCACGCGGACCAGGTGCCAGCCCGCCCCGTCCCTTGCCGCCCCCGCAGGACGCTCCGCGCACACGCACTCGGCAGCGCACACGCACTCCAGCGCACACGCACTCCGCCCACCCGAGGGTCGCGGGCCACGCCCGCCCCCTCCTCACTGTCTCCCTTGGCCCCCGGCCCCCCTCCCCCGTAGCCCAGACGAGGACGAGGACGACCTTCTCCCCCCAGAGCAGAAGGCCGAGCGGGAGAAGGAGCGCCGGGTGGCCAATAACGCCCGCGAGCGGCTGCGGGTCCGGGACATCAATGAGGCATTTAAGGAGCTGGGGCGCATGTGCCAGCTGCACCTCAACAGTGAGAAGCCCCAGACCAAACTGCTCATCCTGCACCAGGCCGTGTCGGTCATCCTCAACCTGGAGCAGCAAGTGCGAG agCGGAACCTGAACCCCAAGGCGGCTTGCCTGAAGCGGCGAGAGGAGGAGAAGGTGTCGGGCGTGGTCGGAGACCCCCAGATGGTGCTCTCAGGCGCCCACCCTGGCTTGAGTGAGGCCCACAACCCTGCCGGGCACATGTGA
- the Tcf3 gene encoding transcription factor E2-alpha isoform X3, with protein sequence MSQSQRMAPVGTDKELSDLLDFSMMFPLPVANGKGRPASLAGAQFTSSGLEDRPSSGSWATSDQNNSSFDPSRAYSDGTHFSESHGSLSSSTFLGPGLGGKGGERGAYATFGRDAGVGSLTQAGFLPGELALGSPGPLSPPGSKGSSQYYSSYPSNPRRRAADSGLEVQPKKARKVPPGLPSSVYPPSSGDDFGRDTAAYPSAKTPSSAYPAPFYVADGSLHPSAELWSTPGQAGFGSMLGSGSSPLPLTPGSSGPVGSSTFSSLHQHERMGYQLHGAEVNGGLPAVSTFSSAPGAPYSSVSSHTPPVSGTEGLLGSRGTTAGSSGDALGKALASIYSPDHSSSTFSPSPSTPVGSPQGLPGTSQWPRAGAPGALSPSYDGGLPGLSKMEDHLDEAIHVLRSHAVGTASDVHGLLPGPGALVSGFVGPLPLGGRHAGLVGGNHPEDGLAGSTSLLHNHTALPSQPGTLPDLPRPPDSYSGLGRAGAAVVTGEIKREEKEDEENTSVADNSEEEKKELKGPRTRTSSTEEVLSLEEKDLRDRERRMANNARERVRVRDINEAFRELGRMCQLHLKSDKAQTKLLILQQAVQVILGLEQQVRERNLNPKAACLKRREEEKVSGVVGDPQMVLSGAHPGLSEAHNPAGHM encoded by the exons GCCTCGAGGACCGGCCCAGCTCAGGGTCCTGGGCCACCAGTGACCAGAACAATTCCTCCTTTGACCCCAGCCGG GCCTACAGTGACGGCACCCACTTCAGCGAGTCCCACGGCAGCCTTTCTTCGTCCACATTCCTGGGACCCGGACTTGGAG GCAAGGGCGGCGAGCGAGGCGCCTACGCCACCTTCGGGAGAGATGCTGGTGTTGGCAGCTTGACTCAG GCCGGCTTCCTGCCTGGTGAGCTGGCCCTCGGCAGCCCCGGGCCACTGTCGCCCCCTGGCAGCAAGGGCAGCTCCCAGTATTATTCCTCCTACCCCAGCAACCCTCGGCGGAGAGCTGCGGACAGCGGCCTGG AGGTGCAGCCCAAGAAGGCCCGGAAGGTTCCACCTGGTCTTCCTTCCTCG GTGTACCCCCCCAGCTCCGGGGACGACTTTGGCAGGGACACAGCCGCCTACCCCTCTGCCAAGACCCCCAGCAGCGCCTACCCCGCCCCCTTCTACGTGGCAG ATGGCAGCCTGCACCCCTCGGCCGAGCTCTGGAGCACTCCTGGCCAGGCAGGCTTCGGGTCCATGCTGGGCAGTGGCTCGTCCCCCTTGCCCCTGACACCGGGCAGCAGCGGTCCTGTGGGCAGTAGCACCTTCAGTAGCCTGCACCAGCATGAGCGCATG GGCTACCAGCTGCATGGAGCAGAGGTCAATGGCGGGCTTCCAGCTGTGTCCACCTTCTCCTCAGCCCCCGGAGCGCCTTACAGCAGCGTCTCCAGCCACACGCCGCCTGTCAGTGGGACTGAGGGCCTCCTCG GCTCCCGTGGGACCACGGCCGGCAGCTCTGGGGATGCCCTTGGGAAGGCGCTGGCCTCG ATCTATTCCCCGGACCACTCCAGCAGCACCTTCTCACCCAGCCCCTCGACCCCTGTGGGCTCCCCGCAGGGCCTGCCGG GGACGTCGCAGTGGCCTCGAGCAGGGGCCCCCGGTGCCTTATCGCCCAGCTATGACGGGGGTCTCCCCGGCCTG AGCAAGATGGAAGACCACCTGGACGAGGCCATCCACGTGCTTCGCAGCCACGCCGTGGGCACAGCCAGCGACGTACATGGGCTGCTGCCTGGCCCCGGGGCACTGGTCTCTGGTTTCGTGGGCCCCTTGCCACTGGGTGGTCGGCACGCTGGCCTG GTGGGGGGCAACCACCCTGAAGACGGACTTGCGGGCAGCACCAGCCTCTTGCACAACCACACTGCTCTGCCCAGCCAGCCTGGCACCCTGCCTGACCTTCCGCGGCCGCCTGACTCCTACAGTG GACTTGGGCGAGCAGGAGCTGCGGTGGTCACCGGCGAGATCAAGCGCGAGGAGAAGGAGGACGAAGAGAACACTTCGGTGGCGGACAACTccgaggaggagaagaaggagctgAAGGGCCCCCGCACGCGGACCAG CAGTACAGAAGAGGTGCTGTCCTTGGAGGAGAAGGACCTGAGGGACCGGGAGAGGCGCATGGCCAATAACGCGCGGGAGCGGGTGCGTGTGCGGGACATTAACGAGGCCTTCCGGGAGCTGGGGCGCATGTGCCAGCTGCACCTCAAGTCGGACAAGGCGCAGACCAAGCTGCTCATCCTGCAGCAGGCCGTGCAGGTCATCCTGGGCCTGGAGCAGCAGGTGCGAG agCGGAACCTGAACCCCAAGGCGGCTTGCCTGAAGCGGCGAGAGGAGGAGAAGGTGTCGGGCGTGGTCGGAGACCCCCAGATGGTGCTCTCAGGCGCCCACCCTGGCTTGAGTGAGGCCCACAACCCTGCCGGGCACATGTGA